The Zingiber officinale cultivar Zhangliang chromosome 10A, Zo_v1.1, whole genome shotgun sequence genome contains a region encoding:
- the LOC122027817 gene encoding probable auxin efflux carrier component 1c isoform X1 has translation MITLSDLYHVMTAVVPLYVAMILAYGSVKWWKIFTPDQCSGINRFVALFAVPLLSFHFISTNNPYEMNLHFIAADTLQKLMVLAVLTAWSRLSRRGSLEWTITIFSLSTLPNTLVMGIPLLKGMYGVYSGSLMVQIVVLQCIIWYTLMLFLFEYRAARILITEQFPDTAAAIASITVDSDVTSLDGHRDLIETEAEIKEDGKLYVTVRRSNASRSDIYSRRSMGISGATPRPSNLTNAEIYSLQSSHNPTPRGSSFNHNDFYSMVGRSSNFGPADAYGVRGAATPRASNFEEDASAVAGGNAVAKSKCNYPTPNPSVFNPPTVSAPKPTVTTPSTTAPRKANGQAVPLFKAEGDGGTKDLHMFVWSSSASPVSDVFGGGVNNHHDYGLPAADPCAIKEVRMAVSPGKMKENREECMDGGHDYVDEKGQGTGTKVSVMRTAGMPPTSVMTRLILIMVWRKLIRNPNTYSSLIGLVWSLVSFKWKVNMPDIVSHSISILSDAGLGMAMFSLGLFMALQPRIIACGNSVAVFAMAVRFLTGPAVMAAASFAVGLRGVLLRIAIVQVRYMPHSIFLQASSKDSVLSVYLYLSRPFPSHPIPSTGASASDTPNPTPSPCLFNAFLSFGMQAALPQGIVPFVFAKEYSLHPDILSTAVIFGMLIALPITLLYYILLGL, from the exons ATGATAACGCTTTCGGACTTGTACCACGTGATGACGGCGGTGGTGCCGCTGTACGTGGCGATGATCTTAGCCTACGGGTCTGTGAAGTGGTGGAAGATCTTCACGCCGGACCAGTGCTCGGGGATCAACCGATTCGTGGCGCTCTTTGCCGTGCCGCTGCTCTCCTTCCACTTCATCTCCACCAACAATCCCTACGAGATGAACCTACATTTCATCGCCGCCGACACGTTGCAGAAGCTGATGGTGCTGGCTGTGCTCACTGCCTGGAGTCGTCTCAGCCGCCGCGGCTCCCTTGAGTGGACCATCACCATTTTCTCCCTCTCCACGCTGCCCAACACGCTGGTGATGGGCATCCCCTTGCTGAAGGGCATGTACGGTGTTTACTCCGGCAGCCTCATGGTCCAGATCGTCGTCCTCCAGTGCATCATTTGGTACACGCTTATGCTGTTCCTCTTCGAGTACCGCGCCGCCCGGATTCTCATCACCGAGCAGTTCCCCGACACTGCCGCCGCCATCGCCTCCATCACCGTCGACTCTGACGTCACCTCCCTCGACGGACACCGGGATCTGATCGAGACCGAGGCCGAGATCAAAGAGGACGGTAAGCTGTACGTCACCGTACGGCGCTCCAACGCTTCCCGCTCCGACATATACTCCCGGCGCTCCATGGGCATCTCTGGAGCCACGCCGCGACCGTCAAACCTCACCAATGCCGAGATCTACTCGCTGCAATCGTCTCACAACCCCACGCCCCGCGGTTCCAGCTTCAACCATAACGACTTCTACTCCATGGTCGGCCGCAGCTCCAACTTCGGACCCGCCGACGCTTACGGCGTACGGGGAGCCGCCACTCCGCGCGCCTCCAACTTCGAGGAGGATGCCAGTGCCGTCGCCGGGGGCAACGCGGTGGCCAAATCCAAGTGTAACTACCCTACACCAAATCCTTCGGTCTTCAACCCTCCGACGGTAAGTGCTCCAAAGCCGACAGTGACGACGCCATCGACGACGGCACCCAGAAAGGCCAACGGGCAAGCGGTTCCTTTGTTCAAGGCCGAGGGAGACGGTGGGACCAAGGATCTCCACATGTTCGTGTGGAGCTCCAGCGCATCGCCGGTCTCTGATGTGTTTGGCGGCGGTGTGAACAACCACCACGACTATGGCTTGCCTGCCGCGGATCCTTGCGCAATCAAAGAAGTCCGGATGGCTGTTTCTCCGGGCAAAA TGAAGGAAAACCGGGAGGAGTGTATGGATGGCGGCCACGACTACGTGGACGAGAAGGGGCAAGGAACGGGAACCAAAGTTAGTGTCATGCGCACCGCGGGCATGCCACCGACGAGCGTTATGACGAGGTTGATCCTGATCATGGTGTGGAGGAAGCTGATCCGCAATCCCAACACCTACTCCAGCCTCATCGGCCTGGTTTGGTCCCTCGTCTCCTTCAA ATGGAAGGTAAACATGCCTGACATTGTATCGCACTCTATCTCCATCTTGTCGGATGCAGGCCTGGGAATGGCTATGTTCAGCTTGG GGCTGTTCATGGCGCTGCAGCCGAGGATCATAGCATGTGGGAATTCGGTTGCGGTTTTTGCTATGGCGGTGAGGTTCCTAACAGGCCCAGCTGTAATGGCAGCGGCCTCCTTTGCCGTTGGGCTCCGCGGCGTGCTCCTCCGTATCGCCATTGTCCAGGTACGCTACATGCCTCATTCTATCTTTTTGCAAGCAAGTAGTAAGGACTCGGTCCTGTCTGTCTACCTTTACCTCTCCCGTCCCTTCCCATCCCATCCCATCCCATCAACTGGCGCCTCTGCTTCTGACACGCCGAATCCAACGCCATCGCCCTGCTTATTCAATGCGTTTCTTTCTTTTGGCATGCAGGCGGCACTGCCTCAGGGCATTGTCCCCTTTGTATTCGCCAAGGAGTACAGCTTGCATCCTGATATCCTCAGCACAGC GGTCATATTTGGAATGCTCATCGCTCTGCCCATAACACTCCTCTACTACATTCTACTTGGCCTGTGA
- the LOC122027817 gene encoding probable auxin efflux carrier component 1c isoform X2 — MITLSDLYHVMTAVVPLYVAMILAYGSVKWWKIFTPDQCSGINRFVALFAVPLLSFHFISTNNPYEMNLHFIAADTLQKLMVLAVLTAWSRLSRRGSLEWTITIFSLSTLPNTLVMGIPLLKGMYGVYSGSLMVQIVVLQCIIWYTLMLFLFEYRAARILITEQFPDTAAAIASITVDSDVTSLDGHRDLIETEAEIKEDGKLYVTVRRSNASRSDIYSRRSMGISGATPRPSNLTNAEIYSLQSSHNPTPRGSSFNHNDFYSMVGRSSNFGPADAYGVRGAATPRASNFEEDASAVAGGNAVAKSKCNYPTPNPSVFNPPTVSAPKPTVTTPSTTAPRKANGQAVPLFKAEGDGGTKDLHMFVWSSSASPVSDVFGGGVNNHHDYGLPAADPCAIKEVRMAVSPGKMKENREECMDGGHDYVDEKGQGTGTKVSVMRTAGMPPTSVMTRLILIMVWRKLIRNPNTYSSLIGLVWSLVSFKWKVNMPDIVSHSISILSDAGLGMAMFSLGLFMALQPRIIACGNSVAVFAMAVRFLTGPAVMAAASFAVGLRGVLLRIAIVQAALPQGIVPFVFAKEYSLHPDILSTAVIFGMLIALPITLLYYILLGL; from the exons ATGATAACGCTTTCGGACTTGTACCACGTGATGACGGCGGTGGTGCCGCTGTACGTGGCGATGATCTTAGCCTACGGGTCTGTGAAGTGGTGGAAGATCTTCACGCCGGACCAGTGCTCGGGGATCAACCGATTCGTGGCGCTCTTTGCCGTGCCGCTGCTCTCCTTCCACTTCATCTCCACCAACAATCCCTACGAGATGAACCTACATTTCATCGCCGCCGACACGTTGCAGAAGCTGATGGTGCTGGCTGTGCTCACTGCCTGGAGTCGTCTCAGCCGCCGCGGCTCCCTTGAGTGGACCATCACCATTTTCTCCCTCTCCACGCTGCCCAACACGCTGGTGATGGGCATCCCCTTGCTGAAGGGCATGTACGGTGTTTACTCCGGCAGCCTCATGGTCCAGATCGTCGTCCTCCAGTGCATCATTTGGTACACGCTTATGCTGTTCCTCTTCGAGTACCGCGCCGCCCGGATTCTCATCACCGAGCAGTTCCCCGACACTGCCGCCGCCATCGCCTCCATCACCGTCGACTCTGACGTCACCTCCCTCGACGGACACCGGGATCTGATCGAGACCGAGGCCGAGATCAAAGAGGACGGTAAGCTGTACGTCACCGTACGGCGCTCCAACGCTTCCCGCTCCGACATATACTCCCGGCGCTCCATGGGCATCTCTGGAGCCACGCCGCGACCGTCAAACCTCACCAATGCCGAGATCTACTCGCTGCAATCGTCTCACAACCCCACGCCCCGCGGTTCCAGCTTCAACCATAACGACTTCTACTCCATGGTCGGCCGCAGCTCCAACTTCGGACCCGCCGACGCTTACGGCGTACGGGGAGCCGCCACTCCGCGCGCCTCCAACTTCGAGGAGGATGCCAGTGCCGTCGCCGGGGGCAACGCGGTGGCCAAATCCAAGTGTAACTACCCTACACCAAATCCTTCGGTCTTCAACCCTCCGACGGTAAGTGCTCCAAAGCCGACAGTGACGACGCCATCGACGACGGCACCCAGAAAGGCCAACGGGCAAGCGGTTCCTTTGTTCAAGGCCGAGGGAGACGGTGGGACCAAGGATCTCCACATGTTCGTGTGGAGCTCCAGCGCATCGCCGGTCTCTGATGTGTTTGGCGGCGGTGTGAACAACCACCACGACTATGGCTTGCCTGCCGCGGATCCTTGCGCAATCAAAGAAGTCCGGATGGCTGTTTCTCCGGGCAAAA TGAAGGAAAACCGGGAGGAGTGTATGGATGGCGGCCACGACTACGTGGACGAGAAGGGGCAAGGAACGGGAACCAAAGTTAGTGTCATGCGCACCGCGGGCATGCCACCGACGAGCGTTATGACGAGGTTGATCCTGATCATGGTGTGGAGGAAGCTGATCCGCAATCCCAACACCTACTCCAGCCTCATCGGCCTGGTTTGGTCCCTCGTCTCCTTCAA ATGGAAGGTAAACATGCCTGACATTGTATCGCACTCTATCTCCATCTTGTCGGATGCAGGCCTGGGAATGGCTATGTTCAGCTTGG GGCTGTTCATGGCGCTGCAGCCGAGGATCATAGCATGTGGGAATTCGGTTGCGGTTTTTGCTATGGCGGTGAGGTTCCTAACAGGCCCAGCTGTAATGGCAGCGGCCTCCTTTGCCGTTGGGCTCCGCGGCGTGCTCCTCCGTATCGCCATTGTCCAG GCGGCACTGCCTCAGGGCATTGTCCCCTTTGTATTCGCCAAGGAGTACAGCTTGCATCCTGATATCCTCAGCACAGC GGTCATATTTGGAATGCTCATCGCTCTGCCCATAACACTCCTCTACTACATTCTACTTGGCCTGTGA